Proteins found in one Chaetodon auriga isolate fChaAug3 chromosome 12, fChaAug3.hap1, whole genome shotgun sequence genomic segment:
- the rab2a gene encoding ras-related protein Rab-2A yields the protein MAYAYLFKYIIIGDTGVGKSCLLLQFTDKRFQPVHDLTIGVEFGARMITIDGKQIKLQIWDTAGQESFRSITRSYYRGAAGALLVYDITRRDTFNHLTTWLEDARQHSNSNMVIMLIGNKSDLESRREVKKEEGEAFAREHGLIFMETSAKTASNVEEAFINTAKEIYEKIQEGVFDINNEANGIKIGPQHPTTNSTLSGSQGGQQAGGGCC from the exons gtgTGGGGAAGTCATGTCTATTACTACAGTTCACAGACAAGAGATTTCAGCCAGTTCACGACCTCACCATTG gtgtggaGTTTGGAGCGAGGATGATCACTATAGATGGCAAACAGATCAAACTGCAGATCTGGGATACG gCTGGTCAAGAGTCTTTCCGGTCCATCACCAGGTCTTActacagaggagcagcaggagcactGCTAGTCTATGACATCACAAG AAGGGACACCTTCAACCACTTGACGACCTGGCTAGAGGATGCTCGCCAACATTCCAACTCCAATATGGTCATCATGCTTATTGGCAACAAGAG tgaCCTGGAGTCAAGGAGAGAggtgaagaaagaggaaggtGAAGCATTTGCCAGAGAACACGGCCTCATATTCATGGAGACCTCAGCCAAGACTGCCTCTAATGTGGAGGAg GCTTTCATCAACACAGCCAAGGAGATCTATGAGAAGATCCAGGAGGGAGTGTTTGATATCAACAATGAG GCTAATGGTATTAAGATTGGACCCCAGCATCCTACCACCAACTCTACACTGTCCGGTAGCCAGGGAGGCCaacaggctggaggaggctgctgctga